One stretch of Lacimicrobium alkaliphilum DNA includes these proteins:
- a CDS encoding PEP-CTERM sorting domain-containing protein (PEP-CTERM proteins occur, often in large numbers, in the proteomes of bacteria that also encode an exosortase, a predicted intramembrane cysteine proteinase. The presence of a PEP-CTERM domain at a protein's C-terminus predicts cleavage within the sorting domain, followed by covalent anchoring to some some component of the (usually Gram-negative) cell surface. Many PEP-CTERM proteins exhibit an unusual sequence composition that includes large numbers of potential glycosylation sites. Expression of one such protein has been shown restore the ability of a bacterium to form floc, a type of biofilm.): protein MDKLTKIITAGIIACGLSYSSVAAPILSFNNEAAAVEQNYYLGDNISLELWISGLDSSDLGGFDIGFVFDHAITSFQSVLFNDDWLDFGYSLGGAGTLNLASLSSQFDLSTQADALHLATLNFSADAVGSSMIAFSDVLLSDGFGFELSAQHFAATLNVSAQPDGNPVPEPGTIALLLLGALAVRMKTNR from the coding sequence ATGGACAAACTAACAAAAATCATTACCGCAGGAATCATTGCCTGTGGTCTGTCTTACAGCAGCGTTGCAGCCCCCATTCTGTCTTTCAATAACGAGGCTGCAGCGGTGGAACAGAACTATTATCTCGGCGACAATATCAGTCTGGAGCTGTGGATCTCAGGGCTGGATTCCTCAGATCTGGGCGGCTTTGACATCGGCTTTGTGTTTGATCATGCCATAACGTCGTTTCAATCGGTGCTGTTTAACGATGACTGGCTCGACTTTGGTTATAGCCTCGGCGGTGCCGGCACTCTAAATCTGGCCAGCCTGTCTTCGCAGTTCGATCTAAGCACTCAGGCCGATGCATTGCACCTGGCCACACTGAACTTCAGTGCCGATGCAGTTGGCAGCAGCATGATCGCGTTTTCTGATGTGTTGTTGTCTGACGGTTTTGGTTTTGAGCTTTCTGCACAGCACTTCGCTGCTACGTTAAATGTAAGTGCACAGCCAGACGGTAATCCGGTTCCTGAGCCCGGCACCATCGCCTTGTTGCTGCTTGGGGCACTGGCTGTCAGAATGAAAACAAACCGATAA
- a CDS encoding PKD domain-containing protein — protein MDNRSGTVDDTGTGDYRLYLAIPPVAEHGSLINGGFVQETIELGDIDTWSFDTSAGQVVQLSLTDVNNTDLSAYLAVYAPDGSYVTHGQGNTVSKANFTAAQSGTYTVLVMDNRSGTVDDTGTGDYRLYLAIPPVAEHGSLINGGFVQETIELGDIDTWSFEAGIGEFVQLSTADINQTNLSAYLVVYAPDGSYVTHGQGNTVSKASFTAVQTGTYTVLVMDNRSGTVDDTGTGDYRLYLAIPPVAEHGSLINGGFVQETIELGDIDTWSFEAGIGEFVQLSTANINQTNLSAYLVVYAPDGSYVTHGQGNTVSKASFTAVQTGTYTVLVMDNRSGTVDDTGTGDYQLYLVRVPGANEHGQIDGVGSLEEYIDLGDLDTFTFSGEAGDIINISVTDIDETNLAPYLYLFAQNGTYLTQRGGTTVAELIDYSLPDDGIYTLMVMDNSSGTVNDTGIGPYRLDYNLPDAPPDPQQPVAVAIAPAEAYRGEVINLDGSGSFDPDDAPQPLSYLWQLISVPDDSVLTDTDIESANVAIASIQADVSGEYRFQLTVNDGLLSDSAEVLVSVLNRIPVADAGEDQSVPVNSLVNLDGSESVDADGDLISYQWQFLSMPVGSNVMLENADSVAPYFTPDMAGDYTIGLIVSDAEDSSTQDAVTIEAIATNVAPQANAVYSGELSIGSTILLDGSGSSDADNGPSPLSYQWQFVGVPTGSELTDDNISSANSPLASFTADAQGTFELLLSVSDGDLSDTATLSVTITNEIICELSVSAGADFSTELGTVAELNGSDTSASADCDELSYQWQFISVATGSSLGNEDISASDQAVAIFTADVTGTYVLQLHVSSNDVAETDSVVVTVTENAIPVANAGADQQIELGDTVLLNGSQSYDPDNNPQPLSYQWQLLSTPNDSEALITAASQAEAMFTPDIAGQYLLQLSVSDGLANDNDTLTVTVDEAAEPQMCDIDGDLVIDATDIRAIMARRNTPANDNTDRADWNGDGIINVLDARGCVRQCSLPGCATPTIN, from the coding sequence ATGGATAACCGCTCCGGTACCGTTGATGATACCGGCACCGGTGATTATCGCCTGTATCTGGCTATTCCGCCGGTGGCCGAGCATGGCAGTCTGATAAACGGTGGCTTTGTACAAGAAACCATTGAGCTGGGCGATATCGACACCTGGTCTTTTGATACCAGTGCCGGGCAGGTTGTGCAGTTGTCACTGACCGATGTCAATAACACTGACCTCTCCGCCTATCTGGCGGTGTATGCCCCCGACGGCAGCTATGTCACACACGGACAGGGCAATACCGTCTCCAAAGCCAACTTTACCGCCGCACAAAGCGGCACCTATACCGTACTGGTGATGGATAACCGCTCCGGTACCGTTGATGATACCGGCACCGGTGATTATCGCCTGTATCTGGCTATTCCGCCGGTGGCCGAGCATGGCAGTCTGATAAACGGTGGCTTTGTACAAGAAACCATTGAGCTGGGCGATATCGACACCTGGTCTTTTGAGGCCGGTATCGGTGAATTCGTTCAGCTTTCCACAGCCGATATTAATCAGACCAACCTGTCTGCTTATCTGGTGGTGTATGCCCCCGATGGCAGCTATGTCACGCACGGACAGGGCAATACCGTCTCCAAAGCCAGCTTTACCGCCGTACAAACCGGCACCTATACCGTACTGGTGATGGATAACCGCTCCGGTACCGTTGATGATACCGGCACCGGTGATTATCGCCTGTATCTGGCTATTCCGCCGGTGGCCGAGCATGGCAGTCTGATAAACGGTGGCTTTGTACAAGAAACCATTGAGCTGGGCGATATCGACACCTGGTCTTTTGAGGCCGGTATCGGTGAATTCGTTCAGCTTTCCACAGCCAATATTAATCAGACCAACCTGTCTGCTTATCTGGTGGTGTATGCCCCCGATGGCAGCTATGTCACGCACGGACAGGGCAATACCGTCTCCAAAGCCAGCTTTACCGCCGTACAAACCGGCACCTATACCGTACTGGTGATGGATAACCGCTCCGGTACCGTTGATGATACCGGCACCGGTGATTACCAGCTCTATCTGGTCAGAGTGCCCGGTGCCAATGAACATGGCCAGATCGACGGTGTCGGCAGTTTGGAAGAATATATCGATCTCGGTGATCTGGATACCTTTACCTTTAGCGGTGAGGCCGGTGATATTATCAATATCAGCGTGACGGATATCGACGAGACAAATCTGGCCCCATATCTCTATCTGTTTGCACAAAACGGCACCTATCTCACCCAGCGCGGAGGGACTACGGTTGCAGAACTGATTGACTATAGCCTGCCGGATGATGGCATCTATACCTTGATGGTGATGGATAACAGTTCCGGCACCGTCAACGATACCGGCATCGGCCCGTACCGGCTGGATTACAATCTGCCTGATGCCCCACCGGATCCACAGCAGCCCGTGGCGGTGGCCATTGCACCGGCTGAGGCTTATCGTGGAGAAGTGATTAACCTCGATGGTAGCGGGTCATTTGACCCTGACGATGCGCCACAACCTCTGAGTTATTTGTGGCAATTGATTTCTGTACCTGACGACAGTGTGCTTACTGACACCGATATTGAAAGCGCCAATGTTGCGATAGCCAGCATACAGGCTGACGTAAGCGGAGAATACCGCTTCCAGTTGACCGTCAATGATGGCCTGCTGAGTGATAGCGCCGAGGTCCTGGTCTCAGTACTCAACCGCATTCCAGTCGCCGATGCCGGGGAAGATCAGAGTGTGCCGGTTAACAGCCTGGTTAATCTTGATGGCTCAGAATCCGTAGATGCTGATGGTGATTTGATTAGCTATCAATGGCAATTTCTGAGCATGCCAGTTGGCAGTAATGTCATGTTAGAGAACGCCGATTCTGTAGCACCTTATTTTACTCCGGATATGGCGGGCGATTACACCATAGGTCTGATTGTCAGTGACGCTGAGGATAGCAGTACACAGGATGCGGTTACGATTGAGGCAATCGCCACCAATGTCGCACCTCAGGCAAATGCCGTTTATTCAGGTGAACTCAGCATTGGCAGCACGATATTGCTTGACGGCAGTGGCAGCTCTGATGCAGACAATGGTCCTTCACCGCTGAGTTATCAATGGCAATTTGTCGGTGTGCCCACTGGCAGCGAACTGACAGACGATAATATCAGCAGCGCCAACAGCCCGTTAGCCAGCTTTACTGCCGATGCACAAGGAACATTTGAACTGCTACTCAGTGTTAGCGATGGTGACCTGTCTGACACGGCCACACTCAGCGTCACTATCACCAATGAGATTATCTGTGAACTCAGTGTCTCAGCAGGAGCTGATTTCAGCACTGAACTGGGAACAGTGGCAGAGCTGAATGGTTCAGATACCAGTGCTTCTGCCGACTGCGATGAACTCAGCTACCAATGGCAGTTTATTTCAGTAGCGACGGGCAGTAGCCTTGGCAACGAGGATATCAGCGCATCAGACCAGGCTGTAGCGATATTTACAGCAGATGTTACCGGTACCTATGTGCTGCAACTGCATGTGAGCAGCAATGACGTCGCGGAGACCGATTCTGTGGTGGTGACTGTCACCGAAAATGCTATTCCGGTGGCAAACGCAGGGGCTGACCAACAGATTGAACTCGGTGACACGGTGCTACTTAATGGTAGTCAGAGCTATGATCCTGATAACAACCCACAACCGCTAAGCTACCAGTGGCAACTACTGAGCACTCCGAATGATAGTGAAGCGCTCATCACAGCAGCCAGTCAGGCTGAAGCTATGTTTACCCCGGATATCGCAGGTCAATACCTGTTACAACTCAGTGTCTCTGATGGCCTGGCCAACGACAATGACACCCTGACGGTAACAGTAGATGAAGCTGCCGAGCCGCAGATGTGTGATATTGACGGCGATCTGGTGATTGATGCGACAGATATCCGCGCCATCATGGCCAGACGTAATACCCCCGCCAACGATAACACCGATAGAGCGGACTGGAACGGTGACGGCATCATTAATGTGCTGGATGCAAGAGGCTGTGTGCGGCAATGCTCATTGCCCGGATGCGCTACGCCGACGATTAATTAA
- a CDS encoding tetratricopeptide repeat protein: MSGKQGSGTRSGSKRARGVQASPAKLRAAQLAAGIKSQTEVARRIQDAEGLDKLPRTMVNRVFRGGSVDPVSIERVARALDTDAWALYLTSKEADSAEYSAHRDTEPEKLQLSADSEQTGANQSISLTSFSMFWLWSGLALILLILFLLNVIQADDSKESDMLTSGPVSLIPVSILIRASNAGVEPLVESMQTALADDFSVAALKPQQPSASAMAVDLAREYQADAVVTLDAQRHGRYQRLRAMAFYNGSERVFWYKVVGHTVVSQQAQLLAGQISNRLRELIHTGAAAQMLTDSRIRAWDNYLQARQLMDAHKLESWVESDKTLNLLYTALKDYPDFAEGEAALCETFVWYSYEGYEKDRLQQAEKHCQRATMLAPENSYVMASQALFERRTLGPVAGVEAYQRVLRLWPDNLDALQGLGASYLLSFNEASSEIENVSGLAEQTLRKVLQIEPEYWFNHYRMASHYFYQGRMDESLAYFQQAADLGKKAVAYSGAGVVAVCLDNLKQGREAFEQLQALHPKNHLADEQLGLIAYLQADYALSLQHRLSAIEKMGDPDQIVYHQVWGALAASYLGVDDKSGARRALHKALRVIQRDKLRNSQSIWGEIGEIYYRVKLNRIAGQDITVSDHERQRLLHLASQELQPAAVTTLALTFDELGEEQVSDTLWQKAIDLCPVYQRLKLALN; this comes from the coding sequence GGTGTGCAGGCCTCGCCTGCCAAGTTACGTGCAGCTCAGCTGGCAGCCGGAATAAAATCGCAGACAGAAGTTGCCAGGCGTATTCAGGATGCTGAAGGGTTAGATAAACTTCCCCGTACGATGGTCAACCGCGTGTTTCGCGGCGGATCCGTCGATCCTGTCAGTATCGAGCGGGTGGCCCGGGCGCTGGATACTGATGCCTGGGCGTTGTACCTCACCTCTAAAGAAGCTGACAGTGCTGAGTATTCTGCGCACCGGGACACTGAGCCTGAAAAACTTCAGTTATCGGCGGATAGCGAACAAACCGGGGCAAACCAATCAATCAGTCTGACATCATTCTCCATGTTCTGGCTTTGGTCTGGTCTGGCCCTGATACTGTTAATCCTGTTTCTGCTTAATGTTATTCAGGCCGATGACAGTAAAGAAAGTGACATGCTCACATCCGGTCCGGTCTCTTTAATTCCTGTGAGTATATTAATACGTGCATCGAACGCCGGGGTGGAGCCTCTTGTCGAATCGATGCAAACAGCCTTAGCCGATGATTTTTCTGTGGCAGCGTTAAAACCACAACAACCCTCAGCGTCTGCAATGGCTGTTGATTTAGCCAGGGAATATCAGGCTGATGCTGTTGTAACCCTGGATGCTCAGCGTCATGGTCGCTACCAGAGACTGCGGGCCATGGCATTTTACAATGGCAGCGAAAGGGTATTCTGGTACAAGGTAGTAGGACATACCGTTGTATCTCAGCAGGCTCAACTATTAGCCGGACAGATCAGTAACCGGCTGCGCGAGCTTATACACACGGGCGCGGCGGCGCAGATGCTAACGGATAGCAGGATCCGGGCCTGGGACAATTATCTGCAGGCGAGACAGCTGATGGATGCCCATAAGCTGGAAAGCTGGGTTGAGTCTGATAAGACCCTTAATCTGCTATACACTGCGCTGAAAGATTACCCGGATTTTGCTGAAGGTGAAGCGGCCCTGTGTGAAACCTTTGTCTGGTACAGCTACGAGGGGTATGAAAAAGATCGGTTACAACAGGCAGAAAAACATTGCCAGAGGGCAACCATGCTGGCGCCAGAGAACAGTTACGTAATGGCCTCTCAGGCCTTGTTTGAACGCCGCACTTTGGGCCCGGTGGCGGGGGTTGAGGCTTATCAGCGAGTGCTGAGATTATGGCCTGACAATCTCGATGCCTTGCAGGGGTTGGGGGCCAGCTATCTGCTGTCCTTCAACGAAGCATCTTCGGAAATAGAGAATGTATCCGGGCTTGCCGAGCAAACCTTGCGCAAGGTTTTGCAGATTGAACCCGAATACTGGTTCAATCACTATCGAATGGCCAGCCATTATTTTTATCAGGGCAGAATGGATGAGAGTCTGGCGTATTTCCAACAAGCTGCTGATCTGGGAAAAAAAGCGGTGGCTTATAGCGGTGCAGGCGTGGTCGCGGTTTGTCTGGATAACCTGAAACAAGGGCGAGAGGCGTTTGAGCAGCTTCAGGCTTTGCACCCGAAAAATCATCTGGCTGATGAACAACTTGGATTGATTGCGTATCTTCAGGCTGATTATGCACTGTCACTGCAGCACCGGCTTTCAGCGATTGAAAAGATGGGGGACCCGGACCAGATTGTGTATCATCAGGTATGGGGTGCACTGGCGGCATCTTATTTGGGGGTGGATGATAAATCCGGCGCCCGGCGGGCGTTGCATAAAGCGCTAAGGGTGATTCAGCGTGATAAGTTAAGAAACAGCCAGTCCATATGGGGTGAAATAGGTGAGATATATTATCGCGTGAAACTTAACAGGATTGCCGGACAGGACATTACGGTGAGCGATCACGAACGTCAACGATTACTGCACCTGGCTAGTCAGGAATTGCAGCCGGCCGCTGTAACCACACTTGCGCTTACTTTCGATGAACTAGGAGAAGAGCAAGTGTCAGATACGCTCTGGCAAAAGGCAATTGATTTGTGCCCTGTATATCAGAGGCTGAAGTTGGCGCTGAACTGA